From the Candidatus Cloacimonadota bacterium genome, the window AAATAACTTCTGAACTTACCTAATAATAACGAAGCTAAAGGAATGTCTTGCTTATTATACTGTGATTGAGGAATTGGTGGTTGTATCGCAATATTTAATCTGCCTTTCTGTATTCCCGCCCGTTTAGATGATTTTGCAAGAGAAATCACTTCTATACTATCTTCTTCTGCAAAAGATGTATTTATTGAACTTGCAAAAATAAGCGTTATCGCATTCAAATCTTTAACTATCATATTATTTTTATTGAAATTTTCAACATTAATAAGGAATGGGTATTTCATAAAACTTATTTGATAACCTCTTCCAAACTGCTGTCTAACCTGAATATTTGCAGCTCTTGAATCAAAAACAAGATTTCTCTCAACATTAAATCCATAGCCCTTGAACCATTCGTTCATATCATTATTATAAAATTCCGCTTTTGAAGTATTTGGGTCAGCATTAATATTGTCAATAAGAAAAATTACATGATTTCCTTGCATAATAAACTGGTCAATAAGATATTTTTCACCATCAGCAATAACTTCTTTTGGACCAGGAACAACCAATACAGAGAGATCGTTTAGGGCATACTCATCTTCATCTAAATTAATAGGTTTAAGCTGATAATTCTCTTGAAGTTGTTTTTGAATATTTCTTAATTCATTCTCGAAAGAGAGTTCACCATGTCCCTGTAAAAATCCAATGATTGGTAATTCTTTATGTATCAGTTTATTTATTTTTGAAGAAATTTCATATTCAAGATTTTCCGTGCTTTGCACAACTGGGATAACTTCTGTTCTGTCTTCATAAAGCAAAACTAAACCCATTACAACTCTTTTGACAACCATTTCATCTTTTTCAATAGCATTTACTTGAACCTCTGGAATGCCAAAACTTCTTGCATCTTGAACAAATTTCGTTTTGTCACCAGCGGAAACAAATTCAAATTGAAAATATCTATTTGAAAAAGCTTTATATTCTTCTAATTTATCTCTTACATCTCTCGCTAATGTGTTATATGGGTAAGGAATATTGTTTGTAAAAAAGGCTTTTATCGTAAATTTGTCATCCAAATTTTTTACTAAATTTTTACTATAACCTGAAATTGAATATCTCTTATCTCTTGTAATATCCACACGAGTAAAAAGATGCACAGCAATCAAATTCAAAACAACTACTATTGCTATAATTAATATAATTCTTCCCGGTTTGCCTTGTGCAAAATCTTTAACACGATTTTTATTAATATTTGTCATACTCAGTCTCCATTAACGATATTTCCTTTTATATAGTGATTTGCAAGCAAAAAATAAGAATATAAAAATTACAGACAGGTAGTAAATAATATCTCGTGAATCAATTACACCCTTTGCAATATTCTGAAAATGAAAATCTATACTTATATATTGTAAAATAGAACCCAACCATATTGGAATAAAATATAAAAATTTATCTAAAAGAAAAAGAATTATTATAATAAAAAATGAAATAATAAACGCAACAATTTGGTTTTGAGAAATAGTGCTGCTAAAAATCCCAATAGCGGAATATGCAGCTCCCATTAG encodes:
- a CDS encoding Gldg family protein, producing MTNINKNRVKDFAQGKPGRIILIIAIVVVLNLIAVHLFTRVDITRDKRYSISGYSKNLVKNLDDKFTIKAFFTNNIPYPYNTLARDVRDKLEEYKAFSNRYFQFEFVSAGDKTKFVQDARSFGIPEVQVNAIEKDEMVVKRVVMGLVLLYEDRTEVIPVVQSTENLEYEISSKINKLIHKELPIIGFLQGHGELSFENELRNIQKQLQENYQLKPINLDEDEYALNDLSVLVVPGPKEVIADGEKYLIDQFIMQGNHVIFLIDNINADPNTSKAEFYNNDMNEWFKGYGFNVERNLVFDSRAANIQVRQQFGRGYQISFMKYPFLINVENFNKNNMIVKDLNAITLIFASSINTSFAEEDSIEVISLAKSSKRAGIQKGRLNIAIQPPIPQSQYNKQDIPLASLLLGKFRSYFRNQELPDTLDTSLYLEKGLDSRILVVGDADFIRDDYLNKTNALFFTNSIDWLAQESGLIEIRSKNIITRELKEISGGAKNTVKWIAVLLPSILVVLIGFVAWRIKKIRYARIGRYF